One genomic region from Muriicola soli encodes:
- a CDS encoding OsmC family protein encodes MTSRVKYTGDLRTNCEHLASGNQFITDAPVDNNGLGQAFSPTDTVATALASCMLTVMGIKAKGWEADMVGAYAEVTKHMASDPRRISKIELEIHMPAGFSEKHRVILENSARTCPVLYSIHPDIEKIINFHWKND; translated from the coding sequence ATGACCTCTAGAGTAAAGTACACCGGTGATCTCAGAACGAATTGCGAGCATCTTGCCTCGGGAAATCAATTTATTACAGATGCCCCTGTGGATAATAATGGACTAGGGCAGGCATTTTCACCTACCGATACCGTGGCAACTGCATTGGCCAGCTGCATGCTTACAGTTATGGGAATTAAGGCCAAAGGATGGGAAGCTGATATGGTTGGAGCTTATGCCGAGGTTACCAAGCACATGGCATCAGACCCAAGACGAATCAGCAAAATAGAGCTTGAAATACACATGCCGGCAGGTTTTTCAGAGAAACATCGCGTGATACTGGAAAATTCGGCAAGAACATGTCCGGTTTTATACAGCATACACCCGGATATCGAAAAAATTATAAACTTCCATTGGAAAAACGATTAA
- a CDS encoding DUF922 domain-containing protein, which translates to MEKRLTSLGIIFFFLCLTQVYGQEDGSILWDSSHRLSWTDFKSPPPANSRIAATTASGIAYQFSALEQAGKMEVDCSIQAYFYPEASWYRPEVATDNILSHEQLHFDISELYARKMRTRVQGYTFSSNVKAEMRKIYSEILKELREFQSRYDEETNYSRAVEKQVEWNVMIAKALNKTSG; encoded by the coding sequence TTGGAAAAACGATTAACATCCCTGGGAATCATTTTCTTTTTCCTCTGCCTGACACAAGTATATGGCCAGGAAGACGGATCTATACTCTGGGATTCCTCTCACCGACTTAGTTGGACCGACTTTAAATCTCCTCCTCCTGCGAATTCAAGAATAGCCGCAACAACGGCAAGTGGTATTGCATATCAATTCTCTGCATTGGAACAAGCCGGTAAGATGGAAGTTGACTGCAGCATCCAGGCCTATTTCTATCCCGAGGCGTCATGGTATCGTCCCGAGGTAGCCACAGACAATATTCTTAGTCACGAACAACTCCACTTTGATATTTCCGAACTTTATGCCCGAAAGATGCGAACCCGGGTGCAGGGGTATACTTTTTCCTCAAATGTAAAGGCTGAAATGAGAAAGATCTACAGCGAGATACTCAAAGAGCTCAGGGAGTTTCAGTCGCGTTACGATGAAGAGACAAATTATTCAAGGGCAGTTGAAAAGCAGGTAGAATGGAATGTCATGATCGCGAAAGCCCTCAATAAAACTTCGGGTTAA
- a CDS encoding hydroxypyruvate isomerase family protein → MRRRSFLTSAATVSAGIVAAPKIWGKDGPGIHPLELKGNINHSACYWCYGSIPLDQFLSNLSSLGVKAIDLVGPEDWPLLKKHNIHASMCWGAEINLTDGWCDPKFHEQLIKNYSEMIPKVANAGYTNLICFSGSRRGISDEEGLQNCLSGLKKIMPLAEKHKVVLHMELLNSKVDHKDYMCDRTKWGVALCDALGSEHFKLLYDIYHMQIMEGDVIRTIEEYSNYIGHYHTGGNPGRHEIDETQELYYPAIMKAILKTGFKGFVAQEFIPSWDDKIASLNQGIQICDV, encoded by the coding sequence ATGAGAAGGAGGTCATTTTTAACATCGGCTGCTACGGTATCGGCCGGGATAGTAGCTGCCCCAAAGATCTGGGGAAAAGACGGTCCTGGTATTCATCCCTTAGAACTTAAAGGCAATATCAACCACAGTGCGTGTTATTGGTGCTACGGTTCCATTCCCCTAGACCAATTCCTTTCTAATCTCAGTAGTTTGGGGGTGAAAGCCATTGATTTGGTAGGACCTGAGGACTGGCCTTTACTCAAAAAACACAATATCCACGCTTCGATGTGCTGGGGAGCCGAGATCAATTTAACCGATGGCTGGTGTGACCCTAAGTTTCACGAACAACTTATTAAGAACTACTCCGAAATGATCCCAAAGGTTGCCAACGCGGGTTATACAAACCTCATATGTTTCAGTGGCAGCAGAAGGGGAATAAGTGACGAAGAAGGCTTGCAAAATTGCCTGAGTGGCTTGAAAAAAATTATGCCCCTTGCAGAAAAGCACAAGGTGGTTTTGCACATGGAGTTGCTCAATTCCAAAGTAGACCACAAAGACTATATGTGTGACAGAACCAAATGGGGAGTAGCCTTATGTGACGCCCTTGGGTCTGAGCATTTCAAACTCCTGTATGACATCTACCATATGCAGATCATGGAAGGTGATGTGATCCGAACCATAGAAGAGTACAGCAACTATATTGGGCATTATCATACCGGGGGAAATCCAGGGAGGCATGAGATCGATGAAACTCAGGAATTGTATTACCCGGCCATAATGAAGGCCATTCTTAAGACCGGATTTAAGGGGTTTGTCGCTCAGGAATTTATCCCCAGTTGGGACGATAAAATTGCTTCCTTAAATCAAGGTATTCAGATCTGTGATGTTTAA
- a CDS encoding DUF3820 family protein, translated as MELRPEKEKLVALAHYKMPFGKFKGRYLVQLPESYLLWFRQNGFPDGNLGFMMKQALEVKENGLEPLLIKIRKDFPMDSR; from the coding sequence ATGGAATTGAGACCGGAGAAGGAAAAGTTAGTTGCACTGGCGCATTACAAAATGCCCTTTGGTAAATTTAAGGGGCGTTACCTGGTGCAATTACCTGAAAGCTATTTGCTCTGGTTCAGGCAGAATGGCTTTCCGGATGGCAATTTGGGATTTATGATGAAACAGGCCCTGGAAGTCAAGGAAAACGGCTTAGAACCGCTGTTGATCAAGATCCGAAAAGATTTTCCAATGGATTCCCGGTGA